A window from Plectropomus leopardus isolate mb chromosome 3, YSFRI_Pleo_2.0, whole genome shotgun sequence encodes these proteins:
- the spata18 gene encoding LOW QUALITY PROTEIN: mitochondria-eating protein (The sequence of the model RefSeq protein was modified relative to this genomic sequence to represent the inferred CDS: deleted 2 bases in 1 codon) produces MADTLRRLTNTSSYSVLQDKLESWHKDYHVISCDQNLNRCCELIELTAKIQGQLFAILNLTAAEGGHYAGVDTLKTRLLPWLGTCFSMARPSVTDNTSLQLMQDSVEKDMRIRELSASHESDMLQMDTQLCSTRLQLDSVRAELVNAQKQLDETKSKSATTLLATEDEILQLKADLRSAHEQVEIYKRKLETLDYDYERQIRLLKDEVSTLSMEKAMLQERLVRSRSPSPLPRPGSSPLRSESPTRAQLTNSSRYARLVSRFSDLYAVERLEAQTMLRRHIVDLEMVQKIIFIAVVESFKTAKLAYRQFKLRVRKTLSTSHFGPETLEDAAVDYMVRNLDLYDVQSSVNDVINAMNVNPRISFPPEVDFALITSLIRETCRVAFAMQTLDPQLDLAFASDGELYSDSKYRRSYDSEFTAPLVMYHVWPALVEGDAVVVKGEAVTRRGALWSRSRSSVSPVRSRSLSPTRSLAFNSKRSLSPERLTASRL; encoded by the exons ATGGCCGACACGCTGAGGAGACTGACCAATACATCCTCCTACAGCGTCTTACAGGACAAGCTGGAGAGCTGGCACAAAGACTACCAT GTTATTTCCTGTGACCAGAATCTAAATAGATGCTGTGAGCTGATTGAACTAACCGCCAAGATCCAGGGCCAACTGTTCGCCATCCTCAACCTCACAGCTGCTGAAG GCGGACACTACGCTGGCGTGGACACTCTGAAAACGCGGCTGCTGCCGTGGCTTGGGACCTGTTTCTCAATGGCGAGGCCCTCAGTCACTGATAACACCAGTCTACAGCTCATGCAG GATTCAGTGGAGAAGGACATGAGGATCAGGGAGCTCTCTGCCTCCCATGAGAGTGACATGCTGCAGATGGACACTCAGCTGTGCTCCACTCGCCTGCAGTTGGACTCCGTCAGAGCGGA attgGTCAATGCTCAGAAGCAACTGGATGAGACAAAGAGCAAATCAGCGACCACTCTGCTGGCCACTGAGGATGAAATACTGCAGCTGAAAGCAGA tttgCGGTCCGCACATGAGCAGGTGGAGATTTAtaagaggaagctggagactCTTGACTATGACTATGAGCGGCAGATTCGCTTGCTGAAAGACGAAGTATCTACTCTGAGCATGGAGAAGGCCATGCTGCAGGAGAG gcTGGTGAGAAGTCGTTCTCCGAGCCCTTTGCCGAGGCCCGGTTCCAGCCCCTTGAGGAGCGAGTCGCCCACCAGAGCTCAGCTCACTAACTCCTCCCGCTACGCACGCCTCGTATCTCGCTTCAGTGACCTGTATGCTGTGGAGCGGCTGGAGGCCCAGACCATGCTCCGACGCCACATTGTGGATCTAGAGATGGTCCAGAAAATCATCTTCATTGCTGTCGTG GAATCCTTTAAGACAGCAAAACTGGCTTATCGTCAGTTCAAGCTGCGTGTGAGAAAGACGCTGTCTACATCCCATTTTGGGCCAGAAACTCTGGAGGATGCAGCTGTGGATTACATGGTCAGAAACTTGGACCTCTATGACGTTCAGTCCAGCGTCAAC GATGTGATCAACGCCATGAATGTGAACCCTCGGATCTCTTTCCCGCCAGAGGTGGACTTCGCTCTCATTACTTCCCTGATCAGGGAGACATGCAGGGTGGCCTTTGCCATGCAGACACTGGACCCTCAGCTTGACTTGGCCTTTGCCAGTGACGGAGAACTTTACAGCGACAGCAA gtatcGTCGTAGCTATGACTCCGAGTTCACTGCTCCTCTGGTGATGTACCACGTGTGGCCGGCTCTGGTGGAAGGAGACGCTGTGGTGGTGAAGGGCGAGGCTGTGACCAGAAGGGGTGCTCTG TGGAGCAGAAGCCGCAGC AGTGTCAGCCCCGTgcgctctcgctctctcagcCCAACTCGCAGTCTT gcatttaACAGCAAAAGAAGCTTGTCTCCTGAACGTCTCACAGCCAGCCGCCTGTGA